One Coccinella septempunctata chromosome 1, icCocSept1.1, whole genome shotgun sequence DNA window includes the following coding sequences:
- the LOC123315304 gene encoding uncharacterized protein LOC123315304, protein MSQSTKFQISLGNSFDMLFKFLAPFFLVGCCIAASNEFTDLLKNITTQDQLHFVQYHVAKGYFVANNFSTEGFENGFPDDYSKGMFEAFLEISKDQNKSYGTTMRLATTKLGSQICGPHGPCFDPDDAGTHP, encoded by the exons ATGAGTCAGAGTACGAAATTTCAAATCTCTCTTGGCAATAGTTTCGATATGTTGTTCAAATTTTTAGCTCCATTCTTTCTAGTGGGTTGCTGTATTGCTGCCTCAAACGAATTCACAGatctgttgaaaaatataactacaCAAG ACCAATTACATTTTGTTCAGTATCACGTGGCTAAGGGATATTTTGTAGCGAACAATTTTTCTACGGAAGGTTTT GAAAATGGTTTTCCCGATGATTACAGCAAAGGTATGTTCGAGGCTTTCCTCGAAATCTCGAAGGACCAAAACAAATCGTACGGAACGACGATGCGACTGGCAACAACAAAATTAGGTTCGCAAATTTGCGGGCCACATGGTCCCTGCTTTGATCCTGACGATGCCGGAACGCATCCCTAA
- the LOC123312635 gene encoding protein enabled isoform X1, with protein MGTTVEDIYQEIKELNMSFRKSLEDEWKEYWQCEQSIASARASVMIYDDINKKWVPSGTSSGLSKVHIYQHTVQQTFRVVGRKLQDHEVVINCAILKGLKYNQATATFHQWRDNKQVYGLNFSSKEDADQFARAMFHSLEILSNIVRQPNPQYAPPIQQQQYAPPIQPQQHTQPPQPPQHQYEEDIGYRTMTQEDLAAMQERRISSAYASPQQQQQQQPPQLQQTSPMAPQNSVPPAAPQLPPANHMAPSPVSPPSMQTGGHQRTVSAPPAPPPPPGGAPPPMGGPPAGPPGLAPPPPPPFPSMTRSQSSGDSEVNSLAAQLQNARLKKNKTAQPPPPTENSGSSTSSGGSSNYGTLGRAAGSSMASMMDEMAKTLARRRAQVEKKDNKVVDEEDKKAAIWEKTNTLPASSSKHSNAESPKSIRKRFGSASEETIKVNGLSDMGLGPTELESIKAELIRELRKDVNKMKEDMMEGLRKDFNKMKQEIIEAIKSELNRR; from the exons ATGGGTACGACGGTGGAGGACATCTATCAGGAGATCAAGGAGCTGAACATGAGTTTCAGGAAGTCCTTGGAGGACGAGTGGAAGGAGTACTGGCAGTG TGAGCAGTCCATTGCCAGCGCCCGAGCTAGTGTTATGATCTACGATGATATCAACAAGAAATGGGTTCCCTCAGGGACCTCTTCCGGTCTCTCCAAAGTTCACATATACCAGCACACAGTACAACAGACGTTCAGGGTCGTCGGTAGGAAGTTACAGGACCACGAGGTAGTCATAAATTGTGCCATTCTGAAGGGATTGAAGTATAACCAAGCGACGGCCACGTTCCATCAGTGGCGGGACAACAAGCAGGTGTACGGATTGAACTTCAGCTCAAAGGAAGATGCCGATCAGTTCGCTAGGGCGATGTTCCATTCCCTGGAG ATCCTCAGCAACATAGTCCGACAGCCAAACCCCCAGTACGCCCCGCCCATCCAACAGCAGCAATATGCCCCGCCCATACAACCCCAACAGCACACCCAACCCCCTCAACCGCCCCAGCACCAGTACGAAGAAGACATCGGCTACCGCACCATGACCCAGGAAGACCTCGCCGCAATGCAGGAACGTCGGATATCTTCCGCCTACGCTTCCCCCCAACAGCAGCAGCAGCAACAGCCGCCGCAACTGCAGCAGACCTCGCCCATGGCGCCCCAAAACAGCGTGCCCCCAGCGGCCCCGCAGCTGCCCCCCGCGAACCACATGGCCCCCAGTCCGGTGTCGCCGCCGTCCATGCAGACCGGCGGCCACCAGAGGACGGTCAGCGCGCCGCCAGCTCCCCCGCCGCCCCCTGGCGGCGCACCGCCGCCGATGGGCGGTCCGCCGGCCGGGCCACCCGGTCTGGCCCCGCCGCCACCGCCGCCGTTCCCCAGCATGACCAGGTCGCAGAGCAGCGGGGACAGCGAGGTCAACTCGTTGGCGGCGCAGCTGCAGAACGCGAGGCTCAAGAAGAATAAG ACTGCACAACCCCCACCACCAACGGAAAACAGTGGGTCTTCGACGAGCAGCGGCGGTAGCAGTAATTATGGCACTTTGGGCAGAGCCGCTGGTAGTAGTATGGCATCTATGATGGACGAAATGGCCAAAACGTTAGCTAGGAGAAGAGCACAG GTGGAGAAGAAGGACAACAAAGTCGTCGACGAGGAGGACAAGAAGGCCGCGATCTGGGAAAAGACGAACACCCTGCCGGCCAGCTCGTCGAAGCACTCGAACGCCGAGTCGCCGAAGAGCATCAGGAAACGCTTCGGCTCCGCCTCCGAGGAGACGATCAAGGTGAACGGACTGAGCGACATGGGTCTCGGTCCGACCGAGCTGGAGAGCATCAAGGCCGAGCTGATCAGGGAACTGAGGAAGGACGTGAACAAGATGAAGGAGGACATGATGGAGGGACTGAGGAAGGATTTCAACAAGATGAAGCAGGAGATCATAGAGG caatcaaATCAGAGCTAAACCGGAGGTAA
- the LOC123313686 gene encoding uncharacterized protein LOC123313686, producing MADPDNNQTIFWEAMKEKYERRNESLRQQEICLRKRLEQLKQIMDKQKAGEDCDCVPEKLEKPSLVQCLVEKGKNLILGSCKCGDPKIGEDLLCACHIQDPKAPINVDPNLCPNQESPEPEGCLNTTCDFYDPTLARLAENPSTFSLKTTDIYYMDKLADLVKAEKNMQVKIEDLEKREHSYLTAIHDLQEAMKKQPRPDPMNKEFKKLTEGLEEENKKLRNEIQDLRLELKHCFERVEGPLRRSLEDQRDKCFKLENQLKDLQVGAKMKEDSYMKQINEVKAKLCQACCTMVDLNNVNAKLKNDLDFLQNKCATLEDELLKQQLKEAENILKFKNALARRSPKNKIQAKGDESEDLGHIAKKLGDTLKEVCPCVSDVPSGLAETAENIRQLTELVGEKGAQQRRKRKGRIHQVSTSSCACGSDPPSIPDTSTKPALVDSCTCSNSSLRLKPRVGKNDFTEDSLFGRSSATLASIPTMKIGAPKYASTPKSSIAPVKRTASKGCTCCPTTTECDHPNVEQQSIETLCSCTDVDKKIGPSEEVIAVKNLGTLSMPPGNVVCQAFDLSSFNQTKSRREKLAVDTTCDVLDTPPKDIHIVTTIAKTGSLEITTEGPPGIIETKVNYLPDGKIEIVTKLIDRHNMNNFLDGTLLHLPEGPPDCDESHTCGGQCEDISATGCPEVDCNKSLTCGGICDSEATQDHSEPAEEKLEVVADMATNEVVNNTSPYGQVVVNNNFVLKTNLLATKEWKNVNFQEDPMEETPPGDMVTVAKTKRKRQEKNAVHADVTSEEEMLRLSSRQSLTDVERGGKDDKTVGSSGSLVLHETLDTISEENEDLTDPSKTDNENEENSESDVSNGVIMEESDTTEKNEDPRSVDNEDVIQIEDNTAPEELKEEEVVGTSSTRMAEDFESSRIEDLARVTLPPQNLNDEGVDVSDIRESLKNCESATVTSSDCQITEAFFRLSKNLNVFNGRITLKQSKSMYEKKGSRSEYLRICKSATLSLGSLKIDMERLKLSSIGPNVGDFGGSRSEDRILPENIRFASKPPEEKDDKMISGALKEGCNFAETYQPVLEQTYQCYVCSCSNQKDKDDKQKKNVQNTRNNQGLEERIDRLLEIDPLATGHGVDCQCVDCLVQNAQRHNVREDCKCSRKKQEKPDPSTKRCKCGSKKEIPMIPKPEGPKHQGDNLQHGENCTCVDCICNPCNFKKDTSCDCPKCECDTCCGKDKRLTTLMTFELPKPQEITVMNVSMPCDCGGQCPCNPCMDASKKPKPAARPQPQPKAQETACKRCAGRVPSAEGAKKSDLPVGSSKIKAETKTVSPVATLPDTWKNVVGCSCAPTVDDKKAVCDCKTCECKPCGYPEKARTPCDCKPAKKERKPPSGKCDCKICQCESIGDTLNTSINCDCKLCECLFCSDLKARKQSDERKPPRMEAKEETIVPKKVPPGSQQKICGCKPKCLCDSCPVYAGTMEAKEETVVPKKVPPGSQQICGCKPKCLCESCPVYAETIGDVGGTKCDCAKCECDPCFDPHSPAVENLTKFLNEVKTREGEKKEKFDQKVSCDCGSTCECDDCKGKQHETSMKENIGDNGSKKTACDCATCDCENCAGKPEAEKNKGDVSDKIKGEPKKGQDKICPCMKMDTNEPVEECHDCGICSMVLAISTDEEEVEMPPSKIPCNCCKPCVCSPCPDPNIRGEQKPQMMGDADRAKEEIQNALNKIGCTCDQVEVNLQPLVKQASNFETTVSKMKMKLNNLQQKCKDKDQIIESMTRDLRMRSESGVFADLLHDLAHPTAPRYTPDFNRTYVCEFLPKPRHTIGAKLQPKRSSLCRFDNRLEPILELDRYLPGTKEEVAVCPKAFDVSGMEIIDIRRVTIDSILIKWRGPPCVTGVTGYQIFVNDELRYRVLSPNRTNAVIDSLDLSSSIEIMLFAITGCGRCEPPALATYRI from the exons ATGGCTGATCCCGATAACAACCAGACGATATTTTGGGAGGCGATGAAAGAGAAATACGAGAGGAGGAACGAGAGTTTAAGACAACAAGAAATATGCCTGAGGAAAAGACTGGAACAGCTGAAACAAATAATGGATAAACAGAAGGCTGGGGAAGATTGTGATTGTGTACCAGAAAAACTGGAGAAGCCAAGCTTGGTGCAATGTTTGGTGGAAAAGGGAAAAAATTTGATACTTGGTAGCTGCAAATGTGGGGATCCCAAAATAGGCGAAGATTTGTTATGCGCTTGTCATATTCAAGATCCGAAAGCGCCAATCAATGTTGATCCGAATTTATGCCCGAATCAAGAATCGCCCGAACCAGAAGGTTGTTTGAACACAACGTGTGATTTCTACGACCCAACATTGGCGCGTTTAGCCGAGAATCCAAGTACATTCTCTTTGAAAACGACAGATATTTATTATATGGATAAGCTGGCAGACCTCGTCAAAGCAGAAAAAAACATGCAAGTGAAAATTGAAGATTTAGAAAAAAGAGAACATTCTTATCTCACTGCCATTCACGATCTACAAGAAGCTATGAAGAAACAACCTAGACCAGACCCGATGAacaaagaattcaaaaaattgaccGAGGGTTTGGAAGAAGAGAATAAAAAGCTAAGAAATGAAATCCAGGACCTGCGTCTGGAGCTGAAGCATTGTTTCGAGAGGGTTGAGGGACCGTTGAGGAGGAGTTTAGAGGATCAACGAGATAAATGTTTCAAGTTGGAGAACCAGCTGAAGGATCTTCAAGTCGGAGCCAAAATGAAAGAAGATTCCTACATGAAACAAATCAACGAAGTCAAGGCCAAGCTTTGCCAGGCCTGTTGCACGATGGTGGATCTGAACAACGTCAATGCCAAACTGAAAAACGACTTGGATTTCCTGCAAAACAAATGCGCGACTTTGGAAGACGAACTGTTGAAGCAACAGCTGAAGGAGgctgagaatattttgaaattcaagaaCGCTTTAGCTAGGAGGAGTCCGAAGAATAAGATACAAGCGAAGGGTGATGAATCCGAGGACCTAGGCCATATTGCTAAAAAGTTGGGCGACACGTTGAAGGAGGTTTGTCCTTGTGTCTCCGACGTTCCTTCGGGGTTGGCCGAGACTGCTGAAAATATAAGGCAACTGACGGAATTGGTCGGAGAAAAAGGCGCGCAACAACGTAGGAAGAGGAAGGGGAGGATTCACCAGGTCTCCACAAGTTCGTGTGCATGCGGGAGTGACCCTCCATCAATACCCGACACTTCTACTAAACCTGCTTTGGTGGACAGCTGCACTTGCTCAAATTCCTCGTTGAGATTGAAGCCGAGGGTAGGAAAGAACGACTTCACTGAAGATTCCTTGTTCGGACGCTCATCTGCGACTTTAGCGTCCATACCAACAATGAAAATAGGAGCGCCCAAATACGCATCAACTCCCAAATCTTCCATCGCTCCGGTGAAACGAACAGCCTCTAAAGGCTGCACTTGCTGCCCAACCACGACCGAATGCGACCATCCCAACGTCGAGCAACAATCCATAGAAACGCTATGCTCTTGCACGGACGTCGACAAGAAAATCGGACCTTCGGAAGAGGTGATCGCTGTAAAGAACCTCGGCACCTTGAGCATGCCTCCCGGAAATGTCGTTTGTCAAGCGTTCGACCTCTCGAGCTTCAACCAAACCAAATCTAGAAGGGAAAAATTGGCTGTGGACACGACCTGCGATGTTCTGGACACTCCGCCGAAGGACATACACATTGTGACGACGATTGCGAAAACTGGTTCCTTGGAAATAACGACTGAAGGTCCGCCAGGTATCATAGAGACCAAAGTCAACTATCTGCCGGACGGTAAGATTGAAATAGTCACCAAGCTCATCGATCGTCACAACATGAACAATTTCCTGGATGGTACCTTGCTTCACTTACCCGAAGGTCCTCCGGATTGCGACGAGAGCCATACTTGTGGAGGACAGTGCGAGGATATCTCTGCAACTGGTTGCCCCGAAGTCGACTGCAATAAGAGCCTAACTTGTGGGGGTATATGTGACAGTGAAGCTACCCAAGATCACTCTGAACCTGCAGAGGAGAAGTTAGAGGTCGTGGCTGATATGGCAACCAACGAAGTTGTGAACAATACATCGCCGTATGGTCAAGTTGTAGTGAACAATAATTTCGTCTTGAAGACGAACCTTTTGGCAACCAAAGAATGGAAAAACGTCAACTTCCAAGAAGATCCCATGGAGGAAACGCCTCCAGGAGATATGGTAACCGTGGCAAAAACCAAGCGCAAGCGACAGGAGAAGAATGCGGTTCATGCAGACGTCACAAGTGAGGAAGAAATGTTAAGACTCTCGTCCAGGCAGTCTTTGACGGACGTTGAAAGAGGAGGGAAAGATGACAAAACGGTGGGTTCCTCTGGAAGTCTAGTCTTGCACGAGACTCTGGATACCATCAGTGAAGAAAACGAAGATTTGACGGATCCCAGTAAAACTGACAATGAGAACGAAGAAAACAGCGAATCCGACGTTTCAAATGGCGTAATCATGGAAGAATCTGATACGACCGAGAAAAATGAGGACCCAAGATCTGTCGACAACGAAGACGTCATCCAAATAGAAGATAATACCGCACCAGAAGAGTTGAAAGAAGAGGAGGTGGTTGGAACTTCATCAACGAGAATGGCCGAAGATTTTGAATCGTCCCGAATCGAAGATCTAGCTAGAGTTACTCTTCCTCCCCAGAATCTCAATGATGAAGGCGTAGATGTATCCGACATAAGGGAATCTCTGAAGAATTGTGAAAGCGCGACCGTAACTTCATCGGATTGTCAGATAACGGAGGCTTTCTTCAGACTATCGAAGAATCTCAACGTCTTCAACGGCAGGATAACGCTGAAACAGTCCAAGTCCATGTACGAGAAGAAGGGAAGCAGATCGGAATACTTGAGGATCTGCAAATCCGCCACCCTGTCTCTAGGAAGCTTGAAGATAGATATGGAACGGTTGAAATTGTCGTCGATCGGTCCAAATGTGGGCGATTTCGGTGGGTCAAGGTCAGAAGATCGGATTTTGCCGGAAAACATTCGATTCGCATCTAAACCTCCGGAGGAAAAAGACGACAAGATGATATCAGGGGCGCTCAAGGAAG GCTGCAACTTCGCGGAAACGTACCAACCTGTTTTGGAACAGACCTACCAGTGCTACGTGTGCAGCTGCTCGAACCAGAAGGATAAGGACGATAAACAGAAGAAGAACGTCCAGAATACCCGAAACAACCAAGGCTTGGAGGAGAGAATCGACCGTTTGCTCGAGATAGACCCTCTGGCAACTGGTCACGGAGTCGACTGTCAGTGCGTGGACTGTCTGGTCCAAAACGCGCAAAGGCATAACGTGAGGGAGGATTGcaagtgttccagaaaaaaacaagaaaaaccCGATCCTTCGACGAAACGATGCAAGTGCGGCTCTAAAAAAGAGATTCCGATGATACCCAAGCCGGAAGGTCCGAAACATCAAGGGGACAACTTGCAACACGGCGAAAATTGCACGTGCGTCGACTGCATCTGCAACCCTTGCAACTTCAAGAAGGACACGTCTTGCGACTGCCCAAAATGCGAATGCGACACCTGTTGCGGCAAAGACAAGCGCCTGACCACTCTGATGACCTTCGAACTGCCCAAACCCCAGGAAATAACGGTCATGAACGTCAGCATGCCTTGCGATTGCGGCGGGCAGTGCCCTTGCAACCCTTGCATGGACGCCAGCAAGAAGCCTAAGCCTGCGGCTAGGCCGCAACCTCAGCCCAAAGCCCAGGAGACGGCCTGCAAACGGTGCGCTGGTAGAGTGCCTAGTGCCGAAGGGGCCAAGAAGTCAGATTTACCTGTCGGATCGTCGAAGATCAAAGCCGAAACCAAGACGGTATCACCGGTCGCCACTCTTCCCGACACGTGGAAAAACGTGGTCGGATGTTCCTGCGCCCCCACCGTCGACGATAAAAAGGCCGTGTGCGACTGTAAAACGTGCGAATGTAAGCCGTGCGGTTACCCGGAGAAAGCAAGAACCCCCTGCGACTGCAAACCGGCCAAGAAAGAACGGAAACCACCTTCAGGTAAATGCGACTGTAAGATATGTCAGTGTGAATCTATCGGCGATACTCTTAACACGTCTATAAATTGCGACTGTAAACTGTGCGAATGCTTGTTCTGTTCGGATTTGAAGGCAAGGAAACAATCTGATGAAAGGAAACCGCCTCGGATGGAAGCGAAAGAGGAGACCATAGTGCCCAAGAAGGTTCCACCTGGTTCTCAACAGAAGATCTGCGGGTGTAAACCGAAATGTTTATGCGACTCTTGCCCGGTCTACGCTGGAACGATGGAAGCGAAGGAGGAGACCGTAGTGCCCAAGAAGGTTCCACCTGGGTCTCAACAGATCTGCGGGTGCAAACCGAAATGTTTATGCGAGTCTTGCCCGGTCTACGCTGAAACCATTGGGGATGTTGGCGGTACCAAATGCGACTGCGCGAAATGCGAGTGCGACCCTTGTTTCGACCCACATTCACCTGCAGTGGAGAACCTGACGAAGTTTCTGAACGAAGTGAAAACTAGGGAAGGGGAGAAAAAGGAGAAGTTCGACCAGAAAGTATCCTGCGACTGTGGCAGCACGTGCGAATGCGATGATTGCAAGGGAAAACAACACGAAACGTCGATGAAGGAGAACATTGGAGATAACGGTTCCAAAAAGACGGCTTGCGACTGCGCCACTTGCGACTGTGAAAACTGCGCGGGAAAACCTGAAGCCGAGAAAAACAAAGGAGATGTATCCGATAAGATTAAAGGTGAGCCTAAAAAAGGGCAAGATAAAATCTGCCCCTGCATGAAAATGGACACAAACGAACCCGTGGAGGAATGTCACGATTGCGGCATATGCTCAATGGTATTAGCCATATCCACAGACGAGGAGGAAGTGGAGATGCCCCCATCTAAGATACCATGTAATTGCTGCAAGCCCTGCGTATGTTCCCCTTGCCCAGACCCGAATATCAGAGGGGAGCAGAAGCCTCAGATGATGGGCGACGCCGATCGCGCCAAAGAGGAGATACAGAACGCGCTGAATAAGATTGGCTGCACCTGCGACCAGGTGGAGGTCAATTTGCAACCTCTGGTCAAACAAGCTTCGAATTTCGAGACCACCGTATCGAAGATGAAGATGAAACTGAACAATTTACAGCAGAAGTGCAAGGACAAGGATCAGATCATCGAATCGATGACGAGGGATTTGAGGATGAGGAGTGAATCTGGCGTTTTCGCTGATCTCCTACACGATCTCGCGCATCCAACAGCTCCGAGGTACACTCCCGATTTCAACAGGACCTACGTATGCGAATTTTTACCAAAACCTAGGCACACCATCGGGGCCAAGCTGCAACCCAAACGTAGCTCCTTGTGCCGTTTCGATAACAGGCTGGAGCCTATTCTGGAACTGGACAGGTACCTCCCAGGCACCAAGGAGGAGGTGGCCGTATGTCCGAAGGCCTTTGACGTCTCTGGTATGGAAATTATCGATATAAGGAGGGTGACCATCGACAGCATCCTCATAAAGTGGCGAGGTCCGCCTTGCGTGACCGGCGTCACGGGCTATCAGATCTTCGTGAACGACGAATTGAGATACAGGGTCCTCAGTCCGAACAGAACGAACGCGGTCATCGATTCGCTCGATCTTAGCAGTTCCATAGAGATCATGCTGTTCGCGATCACTGGTTGCGGCAGGTGCGAGCCACCCGCCTTGGCCACGTACAGAATTTAA
- the LOC123312635 gene encoding protein enabled isoform X3: MSEQSIASARASVMIYDDINKKWVPSGTSSGLSKVHIYQHTVQQTFRVVGRKLQDHEVVINCAILKGLKYNQATATFHQWRDNKQVYGLNFSSKEDADQFARAMFHSLEILSNIVRQPNPQYAPPIQQQQYAPPIQPQQHTQPPQPPQHQYEEDIGYRTMTQEDLAAMQERRISSAYASPQQQQQQQPPQLQQTSPMAPQNSVPPAAPQLPPANHMAPSPVSPPSMQTGGHQRTVSAPPAPPPPPGGAPPPMGGPPAGPPGLAPPPPPPFPSMTRSQSSGDSEVNSLAAQLQNARLKKNKTAQPPPPTENSGSSTSSGGSSNYGTLGRAAGSSMASMMDEMAKTLARRRAQVEKKDNKVVDEEDKKAAIWEKTNTLPASSSKHSNAESPKSIRKRFGSASEETIKVNGLSDMGLGPTELESIKAELIRELRKDVNKMKEDMMEGLRKDFNKMKQEIIEAIKSELNRR; this comes from the exons TGAGCAGTCCATTGCCAGCGCCCGAGCTAGTGTTATGATCTACGATGATATCAACAAGAAATGGGTTCCCTCAGGGACCTCTTCCGGTCTCTCCAAAGTTCACATATACCAGCACACAGTACAACAGACGTTCAGGGTCGTCGGTAGGAAGTTACAGGACCACGAGGTAGTCATAAATTGTGCCATTCTGAAGGGATTGAAGTATAACCAAGCGACGGCCACGTTCCATCAGTGGCGGGACAACAAGCAGGTGTACGGATTGAACTTCAGCTCAAAGGAAGATGCCGATCAGTTCGCTAGGGCGATGTTCCATTCCCTGGAG ATCCTCAGCAACATAGTCCGACAGCCAAACCCCCAGTACGCCCCGCCCATCCAACAGCAGCAATATGCCCCGCCCATACAACCCCAACAGCACACCCAACCCCCTCAACCGCCCCAGCACCAGTACGAAGAAGACATCGGCTACCGCACCATGACCCAGGAAGACCTCGCCGCAATGCAGGAACGTCGGATATCTTCCGCCTACGCTTCCCCCCAACAGCAGCAGCAGCAACAGCCGCCGCAACTGCAGCAGACCTCGCCCATGGCGCCCCAAAACAGCGTGCCCCCAGCGGCCCCGCAGCTGCCCCCCGCGAACCACATGGCCCCCAGTCCGGTGTCGCCGCCGTCCATGCAGACCGGCGGCCACCAGAGGACGGTCAGCGCGCCGCCAGCTCCCCCGCCGCCCCCTGGCGGCGCACCGCCGCCGATGGGCGGTCCGCCGGCCGGGCCACCCGGTCTGGCCCCGCCGCCACCGCCGCCGTTCCCCAGCATGACCAGGTCGCAGAGCAGCGGGGACAGCGAGGTCAACTCGTTGGCGGCGCAGCTGCAGAACGCGAGGCTCAAGAAGAATAAG ACTGCACAACCCCCACCACCAACGGAAAACAGTGGGTCTTCGACGAGCAGCGGCGGTAGCAGTAATTATGGCACTTTGGGCAGAGCCGCTGGTAGTAGTATGGCATCTATGATGGACGAAATGGCCAAAACGTTAGCTAGGAGAAGAGCACAG GTGGAGAAGAAGGACAACAAAGTCGTCGACGAGGAGGACAAGAAGGCCGCGATCTGGGAAAAGACGAACACCCTGCCGGCCAGCTCGTCGAAGCACTCGAACGCCGAGTCGCCGAAGAGCATCAGGAAACGCTTCGGCTCCGCCTCCGAGGAGACGATCAAGGTGAACGGACTGAGCGACATGGGTCTCGGTCCGACCGAGCTGGAGAGCATCAAGGCCGAGCTGATCAGGGAACTGAGGAAGGACGTGAACAAGATGAAGGAGGACATGATGGAGGGACTGAGGAAGGATTTCAACAAGATGAAGCAGGAGATCATAGAGG caatcaaATCAGAGCTAAACCGGAGGTAA
- the LOC123312635 gene encoding protein enabled isoform X2, translating to MRVIGVGAMLTPISYRKFCEQSIASARASVMIYDDINKKWVPSGTSSGLSKVHIYQHTVQQTFRVVGRKLQDHEVVINCAILKGLKYNQATATFHQWRDNKQVYGLNFSSKEDADQFARAMFHSLEILSNIVRQPNPQYAPPIQQQQYAPPIQPQQHTQPPQPPQHQYEEDIGYRTMTQEDLAAMQERRISSAYASPQQQQQQQPPQLQQTSPMAPQNSVPPAAPQLPPANHMAPSPVSPPSMQTGGHQRTVSAPPAPPPPPGGAPPPMGGPPAGPPGLAPPPPPPFPSMTRSQSSGDSEVNSLAAQLQNARLKKNKTAQPPPPTENSGSSTSSGGSSNYGTLGRAAGSSMASMMDEMAKTLARRRAQVEKKDNKVVDEEDKKAAIWEKTNTLPASSSKHSNAESPKSIRKRFGSASEETIKVNGLSDMGLGPTELESIKAELIRELRKDVNKMKEDMMEGLRKDFNKMKQEIIEAIKSELNRR from the exons ATGCGAGTTATCGGCGTCGGCGCAATGCTCACACCCATTTCTTACAGGAAATTCTG TGAGCAGTCCATTGCCAGCGCCCGAGCTAGTGTTATGATCTACGATGATATCAACAAGAAATGGGTTCCCTCAGGGACCTCTTCCGGTCTCTCCAAAGTTCACATATACCAGCACACAGTACAACAGACGTTCAGGGTCGTCGGTAGGAAGTTACAGGACCACGAGGTAGTCATAAATTGTGCCATTCTGAAGGGATTGAAGTATAACCAAGCGACGGCCACGTTCCATCAGTGGCGGGACAACAAGCAGGTGTACGGATTGAACTTCAGCTCAAAGGAAGATGCCGATCAGTTCGCTAGGGCGATGTTCCATTCCCTGGAG ATCCTCAGCAACATAGTCCGACAGCCAAACCCCCAGTACGCCCCGCCCATCCAACAGCAGCAATATGCCCCGCCCATACAACCCCAACAGCACACCCAACCCCCTCAACCGCCCCAGCACCAGTACGAAGAAGACATCGGCTACCGCACCATGACCCAGGAAGACCTCGCCGCAATGCAGGAACGTCGGATATCTTCCGCCTACGCTTCCCCCCAACAGCAGCAGCAGCAACAGCCGCCGCAACTGCAGCAGACCTCGCCCATGGCGCCCCAAAACAGCGTGCCCCCAGCGGCCCCGCAGCTGCCCCCCGCGAACCACATGGCCCCCAGTCCGGTGTCGCCGCCGTCCATGCAGACCGGCGGCCACCAGAGGACGGTCAGCGCGCCGCCAGCTCCCCCGCCGCCCCCTGGCGGCGCACCGCCGCCGATGGGCGGTCCGCCGGCCGGGCCACCCGGTCTGGCCCCGCCGCCACCGCCGCCGTTCCCCAGCATGACCAGGTCGCAGAGCAGCGGGGACAGCGAGGTCAACTCGTTGGCGGCGCAGCTGCAGAACGCGAGGCTCAAGAAGAATAAG ACTGCACAACCCCCACCACCAACGGAAAACAGTGGGTCTTCGACGAGCAGCGGCGGTAGCAGTAATTATGGCACTTTGGGCAGAGCCGCTGGTAGTAGTATGGCATCTATGATGGACGAAATGGCCAAAACGTTAGCTAGGAGAAGAGCACAG GTGGAGAAGAAGGACAACAAAGTCGTCGACGAGGAGGACAAGAAGGCCGCGATCTGGGAAAAGACGAACACCCTGCCGGCCAGCTCGTCGAAGCACTCGAACGCCGAGTCGCCGAAGAGCATCAGGAAACGCTTCGGCTCCGCCTCCGAGGAGACGATCAAGGTGAACGGACTGAGCGACATGGGTCTCGGTCCGACCGAGCTGGAGAGCATCAAGGCCGAGCTGATCAGGGAACTGAGGAAGGACGTGAACAAGATGAAGGAGGACATGATGGAGGGACTGAGGAAGGATTTCAACAAGATGAAGCAGGAGATCATAGAGG caatcaaATCAGAGCTAAACCGGAGGTAA